In the genome of Cryptomeria japonica chromosome 8, Sugi_1.0, whole genome shotgun sequence, one region contains:
- the LOC131857760 gene encoding vicilin-like seed storage protein At2g18540, whose protein sequence is MGYDGNGLVGKRKEGISKPIQPPSQLPKDKSGLGYGQNTIDSQEEALSHSQQEQEYERKQEERAIQREEEFACKQQEEAIHKQQQEAARRQQKEAEELAKKREEATNNLYEQIFRLQASSETYSNEWE, encoded by the coding sequence ATGGGATACGATGGCAATGGtcttgtaggaaaaagaaaagaaggtatttcAAAACCAATACAACCTCCTTCACAACTTCCTAAGGATAAATCAGGATTAGGTTATGGGCAGAATACTATAGATTCACAAGAAGAGGCATTATCTCATAGTCAACAAGAGCAAGAGTATGAACGCAAACAAGAAGAAagggccattcaaagagaagaagaatTTGCATGTAAACAACAAGAGGAAGCTATCCACAAACAACAACAAGAAGCTGCTCGCAGGCAGCAGAAAGAAGCTGAAGAACTTGCTAAAAAGCGAGAAGAGGCTACTAATAACCTTTATGAGCAAATTTTCAGATTACAAGCTTCTAGTGAAACatattccaatgagtgggaatga